GCCTTGATTGTCGTGTGGACCTGGGCATGGCTCGCTATGTTTACCAGGGTCTTCATGGGCGGTCATTTTAGCAAGTCCATGCTCCGCTTCGTAATTCAGCTTTCAAGCTGGTGGCTAGGTGCTGCATTCATCTTCCTTTACATGTGGACGGTCTCGGTGATCAATGCTGTTCATCGTGCTACCACAGCCGCAACGGTATCCCAGTGGTACTTTCATCGTAATGCTGGGCCTGCTACGCCTTCGCGCGAGATTGTTTCAGCTGCTCTCAACCATGCTCTCACGACTGTTTTTGGCAGTCTCTGCGAATCAACTCTTTTGTCTCTGTTGATTCGAGCACCTCTGATTTTCCTACCCAGGAAACTCGGAGCTACCGTCACAAATATTGCATCGTTTTGGATCCCAACACCGGTCATCGCACTGATGAACCCACTGACTATTACTTATTCTGCTATACATTCTCAGAATCTTGCTACTTCGGCCAGGGGCCTGGATCAGATGGAGCTTGTATCCCCAACGGTCCCTACAACTACATTGACTCCGCGAGCTTTGCGAAATCGCGGACAGCCCAATGGACTCTTGCCCTATCGACTTGCCAAACTGCTGCTTGTGGCAACACGACTTATCATGGCCACTGGTCTTGGTTTTGCAGGTTGGGTGATTACCGCGAAGCAGCTTCGAATTCAGCTGCCAGATGGCGTGGGTGTCCGAGGTTCGGCTTATGCCTACGTCGTTGGTATGATGGCCAGTTTCATTGGATACTCTGTTATGGGCGCGATGGAAGGCATCTTGAGCGGTATCGTCGACGCAGTTTTGATCTGCTACGGCAGCGAACGACGCATGGAAAGAGGACATGGACGATTTTGTCTCGAGGCAGCATATCTGTTTGGAGAGCGCCGAGGAGGCGACACAATGGAGTACGCATGAGTGGTTTTCTTTTAGCTGGCGCTTTTGGTCCAATAGGTTGGACGGGATAGACCCGTGTAGCAGAGGACTCGGGAATATGTTGAATTGATTTTTGGGTTAGGGGTGTTTctggatggaagaagacagctACTAGATTTGAATTCAAAGAGTCTTGTAAAGTCATTCGATTGGTGAATGAAGGTACCAATAACCATTGACTAAGATCTCCAGGGCTACGTAGGCTATGGGTCGTTCTTTGGAGTTGCAGTCATTGATCAATAGCGTTGTCAAAATGCGCGCCCTTAAGTGGACGAGTCAGAGCTAGAgctaaggtaaggtaccaGTGACTACTCTCTgactcaacctcgacccCGATTCCGTAAGGGTCAAGGAGTTACCATGATCGCATATATAAAGGGAaaactactccgtacctaggtagtcatTGCTTGATTGTTTATTCTTTTCCGTCTGCTTTCAAACTATTCGTATCTCTCCGTGTGCTTCGATTAGACCATTTGATAAGATTCCATTGTTAGCTCACAAGAAGCCTTATTCTACGTCTCGCATCCCCCAAAACGGCACACAAACTTGATCATACATACTCAACATGTCTCCCGCAAAATCCATAACTGTTCTCTGTTCTCCCTATCATCTTGGTATCGAAGATGTTGCCGTTGGCGCTGGGCCAAAAGCGCTCATCAATGCCGGCTTCATCGACGCAATTCGCAACCTGGGCGTGACTGTCAACGCTCACGAGATCGAACCtgttgatgactttgacggTGATATCAGTCGCCTCTTCGAGCTTCTGCGTCGCACTTCCCTACTTGCAGCAAATATCACTCGCAGGGGAGAATTCCCTATCATTTTGGCTGGTAACTGTTCAACCACTGTTGGTGTTCAAGCCGGTTTAACAGCTGCGCTTGGGGAAGTACCTTCTTGTGTCTGGTTTGACGCTCACGACGACTTCAACACGCCTGATGTCCTTAAGAGTGGATATCTTGACTCAATGCCtgttgccatgatggcaggTCTGTGCTGGAAGACTCTCTTGGCTAGTATTCACGGATTTGAGGCCATGGATCTCAAGCAAAACCTTGTGCACTGCGGTATGCGAGATGTGACAGACCTTGAGCGCTCTCGAGTCGAGGAGGCTGGATTCCCCATCATTTGGGGAGATATAGAGCAgcatgttgactttgagggtgaACTTGGCAAGGTCCTCGATAAGAAGAAGTTTAGTCAAACTATGGTGCACTTGGATCTTGACGCTCTCGATATTTCTGTTGGCAATGTCAACAAGTTTTCTGCGCATGGTGGATTGCTGGCAGATGATCTGGAGAAATGCTTCAAGATGATCCCTTCAAAGACGAAGCCGGTATCGTTGACGATTGCATCGTTTGACCCTTCATATGATGAACCGGGAACTATCGAGCCTGTTGCTATCAAAGGAGTCGTTGCTTTCGTCCAGGGCTTGATTTCACAAGGGTATCTTGAGAAATCATCGGATTAAGAGTAAAGATAGATCGTAAAGGAATGAGAACTTGAATCATGTCACATATCGtatcaaggtcaagataaTAGACCTCATAATTATGCATCGTCAAGTTTCAAGTTTGCTGAGTTGTTTTATTGTTTATTCTGGGTCGATCTTGATCAATTACACGTAAAGAACTATCCAATCCTAACAGGCATCATAAACAAAGGAAACTATCTGAATTATAGCAGCATGCCAATCATCAAACTTCAAGCAGAAGATACGATCCACGAGGTTGCTGGAGAACGAGCTCGTTTAGGGATCGGAGCAGGCTTTGGTAGAGTCCAACCAAGCATTGACATGACAACTTTGGGTGCAGTTGCTATGACTGGAGCTGGGGCTGTCGTAGGGGCTCGAGCTGTGTAAGGAGCCGGGGCTGTCTTGGCTACAAatattgttgttgtgttgagTGTGACTGAGTACACAGGGACCGATGCTGTGTTGGGGAtagaagaagctcttgggGCAGAAGATGTTACTATAGCAGATGGCGTCGTGGGAACATTTGGCGCTGATGAAGTAGCTAGGACTTCTGAAGACGGTGCCTTTGATGGCTTTTGGGTGACTTCAGAACTAGGAAGAGGCTGCACAGGTGAGCTCTTCTTATGAATCTGAGTCTTTGGTTGGAGTTTTGgttccatctttggctggaCATCCTTAGGCTGAGCCTTAGATACCGCCTGATGGTCAACGATTGGAGGGCTGTGTTGGAGTTCagctttgggcttgggtTTTGCTTGTACCTTGACGGCAATGACGATAGGCTTCGGCTCATCTTCCACAGTTGAAGGTGGAACTGCCGTCTTCTTAATCCGCCTCAGCTTTTGGCTTGGGTTCAACCTTTGGCTCGACCTTTGGATCCGGCCTTCTGTGACATCTTCACCTCGAACTTGAGCAATGGCTGAGGGGTGACCTTGGACTCCTCTCTGAATTTTCTTGGGAGAATCGGCGACTTGGGTTTCAGGAGGTACATTCTTCTTTACTGGGGGCTCTGGCAAAGGGCATGGTGCTTGCTTGGGTGTAGTGATCTGCTGAAGTGACTCTGATGCGTTGTCCATatcctcaggcttctcaaccaactGAGGCTTGTGTTCAAGCTTTGTTTGGGACAACTTGGGTTCATCCCCTAACTCTATGTCAACAGGTGAAGGCAACGTGCCGGGCTCAATCACTTTCTCAGTTTGAACTGTCATACCAGGCCCAACAGGCTTGCCATGCTCAAGAAGTGGCTCTGAGttggacgagaagaacgggTGAGGGGGTACCACTTCACGTTCTTTCGGTGGTGCAGTGTCGTATCGAGATAcaggaggccgaggctgcTCGATATTCTCCTTTGCAGTCATACTTGAGGACGTAGAGAATCtagaagatgttgaaacTCGAGAACTTTCAAACGAGTCCTTGGAGAAGCCCGAGTCTGCAGGTGAAGTTGCCTCAGGGTCATCGCTGTTTGTACGCTTGAACATTCGGCCGATGCGCTTGGCAGCTGACTTGGCTGTAGGCCGACGCTTAAGAGACTTGATAGATCCAGGCATGTCGAGTTATGGTGAATGCTCTAGTTGGGGTCGAGACTGTCTATCAACTGTCGATAGGAAGCTGGTGAAGATTTGTCTTGGAAGTGGCAGGCTCGGGATCGAAGTGACAGGGATGACTGGAGTACAGCCGGCTATTCTGAGAGCTTATAGAGAGACTGTATCGGGAGGCTGAAAGACCATACGAGTTTGGTAGGTAGGGTTCTGTATAAGTTATATGGTCAAAAATAGCACATGGACTGAGAATCAATAGCCATCCAGACCAGACAAGAACAGGAATGAGACAGGGCTCAGGATATCTCCGAGTATTTAtaactcaacctcaacagtGCAGCAATCTGCTATCATGTTGGATTGTAACTCGGGCCATACCGCCCCGTGGGGCCGCCGGGAGATCGTAGATGGATGATCCATGTATGTAACTGCACGACATAGGAGCTGAAAGGCCTGTGTTCCACGTGAATCACGAATCTATAGGCCCTCGATGCTTCACGGAACGTAATATTATCTGCAAGATGCTGGAGCTGTAAACAAAGGGACACGTCTTCAGCTCAGGTGGCCattgttttgttttttatGGCAGGGAATATGCTGCCTACGGACGACCGCTCCAGTCGAAGTCGGGAAACTCCCGGAGTCGGCCGGATCGGGGCCGGGATGGGCGTTGATTGTAAGCCGCATCTTTTAATCCGACTATGACAGGAAATTTGACAGAAGGATTTTCTAAACAAATCATTTATTTaccgacttcttcttgacacaGATCATTTGACATGATATGACTCTCACATGTACAAGACGCGACCCATATCGGGACGGGGATTATTCCGCATGCAACAGAGGATGATTTATGTGTTTCAGAGCTGCACCTGCATGTGCATGTCTTACATGCCAACTAATCGGAATTCTAGAATATGGATACGCTTTATCTGTGTTACATGTCGGCAACATAAACATATACGGGCCTACGGATGCTACCCTTTGTTCTCTTCCATTTGCCATATCATAAATAGGTAGTGAAGAAATAGTAAATTGTTGTCAGGAGTACAATAGAGAAACCAAGTAAATGTATCATATAATGACCAATCGCCAAGATACGCTTTGTGAAGAAACACATTTGGACCACAAGGTACGAGTAACGGAGGATTCGGACTAGCATTTGAAGTAATAAGAAAATTCATGCTCTATGCTCTTGGATCTATATGTATGATGAAATATAAACAATTGAATCAAGATGTGTATGTACCAGCACCACAGCTCAACCACCTAACGCCATCGCAATGCATATTTACTGGTTCCAGTTGTTGAATTGCCACTTGACCTAAACATTGTGTTAGTGATTGATCAGACATGAACATTCAAATGTCAACTTACGTAGCTGGggttgatcttctggacATCGGGAACACCCAAGTTACCAGCGTCAATGGCAATCTCGTGCTTGAGAATgtcgatgaccttcttgacaccatcgaCACCGAAGACGTTGGCGTACATGAAAGGacgtccaagaccaacagccttgacaccgagagaaagaagcttgaggaCATCAGCGCCATATCGGACACCACCGTCAGCGTAgacctcaatcttcttgaaaaCCTCGGGGGCCTCCTGGTGGATCTCAAGAGCGACCTCAAGACCAGAGGGGCTGCCATCGAGCTGGCGACCACCGTGGTTGGAGAGGATGATAGCGGGAGCACCGTGCTGAACAGCAAGCttagcatcagcagcagagccaatacccttgatgatgacagggAGCTTGGtcatcttctggagcttcttgtaGTAGTCCCAGGTGATGTAGGAGTAGTCGGAGTCGGCGGAACCAACACCGAATCGAGCAGCACGGTGTCGGTTGCCGTCGGCAGCAGAGTCGACGGTGAAGACAATGgcagcagcaccagccttCTCGGAGCGGTCGAGGAGCTCTTGGGTCTCAGTGTCGTTGGAGGTGAGGTACAGCTGCTGGAAGACGACCTGGCCCTcagacttggccttggcgatCTCCTCAATGGTGAGAGAGGCGTAAAGAGCGGGCATGTAGAGAATGTCACCCTCACCGGCACCCTTCATGAGGTTAAGCTCAGCATCGGGATGAGCGTTACCAGCCCTAGCACAagggctgatgaagaaaggagCAGAGAAGTTGTGGCCCAGGATCTTGGTGGGCAGAGTGTTCTCAACGTTTGTGATATCAACCATAGTTCGGGGCTTGAAGCGGTAACGCTGGAAGACCTCGAGGTTGTTGCGGTACGACCACTCGCCAGCAGCGCCGTTGCGGTAGTATGTGTAGTTCTCGATGGGGAGGTAGTTCTTAGCAGCCCACTCAAAGTCAGGGAGGCCGATCATCTGCTCGAGCTTGGGGAGCTTTCCGGTGGGAAGATCgctgacgatgatctcaGGACCAGTGTCGGGCTGCTCGAGGAAAGGACGAGCAGCCATGGCCCCCGAGAGGAGGGCGCTGGTAAGGATCTGAGTGCGCattgtgatgtgatgagaatgagtgTGTGAGGGGTAGTAAAGagtgtcttggcttgggaaTTAAGAAGTGTTGATCAGAAGGGCGAAGCGGCTCTTTTTAAGCTTTAGAGAATGagagttgatgtcaagaccGAATACTACGGAAACATGGATTCTatggtcaaggtcaagctcaaggccatggtcaaggatgTTTGCCTTGTCTTGATTAACAATGAACCCATCTGCTGCTCTGTCTGTGTTAGTGCCCCTTGCAAAGTCTAAGAGATGGAGATACTAACCAAGGCCAATGACATCGATACGTAATGCGATGCAACGGCAGAGGATGAGCCACGCATCGGAGTGCCGCTGCCTTGGGTCCACTACCGAGATTGCGCCTGTAGCAGCTTCTACTCTATCTGATCCGTTTCTGTAACAGGTGAAAGGATTTTTGTATGGGCACTTGGGCTCTGTAGGTATGTGATAGTGATAGTGATAGAAGATAGCAGAGGTCCTCTCGTTATACTACATTCCTCTTTGGTGTTTGTTGCCCGTTATTTGCTATATGGTATCAAGAATACTACATTACTCGTCATATACGCGCATTCGCAAATCTTGGCAACTTGGCCCAATGCTCCGGTTCAGAATTCATCCGTTCTCGAGGATATAAATGTGGAGGGCTAGTCTAGGTATGCTGGGAGTGATACAGCATGTTTCTTGGCATGGTGATCCCTGTAACTCGTGTCATTCACACCTCGATCGCATAGTTCAACCGCGCCGAAGTTTACGAC
This genomic interval from Fusarium verticillioides 7600 chromosome 1, whole genome shotgun sequence contains the following:
- a CDS encoding hypothetical protein (At least one base has a quality score < 10), which produces MPGSIKSLKRRPTAKSAAKRIGRMFKRTNSDDPEATSPADSGFSKDSFESSRVSTSSRFSTSSSMTAKENIEQPRPPVSRYDTAPPKEREVVPPHPFFSSNSEPLLEHGKPVGPGMTVQTEKVIEPGTLPSPVDIELGDEPKLSQTKLEHKPQLVEKPEDMDNASESLQQITTPKQAPCPLPEPPVKKNVPPETQVADSPKKIQRGVQGHPSAIAQVRGEDVTEGRIQRSSQRLNPSQKLRRIKKTAVPPSTVEDEPKPIVIAVKVQAKPKPKAELQHSPPIVDHQAVSKAQPKDVQPKMEPKLQPKTQIHKKSSPVQPLPSSEVTQKPSKAPSSEVLATSSAPNVPTTPSAIVTSSAPRASSIPNTASVPVYSVTLNTTTIFVAKTAPAPYTARAPTTAPAPVIATAPKVVMSMLGWTLPKPAPIPKRARSPATSWIVSSA
- a CDS encoding hypothetical protein (At least one base has a quality score < 10); amino-acid sequence: MRTQILTSALLSGAMAARPFLEQPDTGPEIIVSDLPTGKLPKLEQMIGLPDFEWAAKNYLPIENYTYYRNGAAGEWSYRNNLEVFQRYRFKPRTMVDITNVENTLPTKILGHNFSAPFFISPCARAGNAHPDAELNLMKGAGEGDILYMPALYASLTIEEIAKAKSEGQVVFQQLYLTSNDTETQELLDRSEKAGAAAIVFTVDSAADGNRHRAARFGVGSADSDYSYITWDYYKKLQKMTKLPVIIKGIGSAADAKLAVQHGAPAIILSNHGGRQLDGSPSGLEVALEIHQEAPEVFKKIEVYADGGVRYGADVLKLLSLGVKAVGLGRPFMYANVFGVDGVKKVIDILKHEIAIDAGNLGVPDVQKINPSYVKWQFNNWNQ